From the genome of Spinacia oleracea cultivar Varoflay chromosome 2, BTI_SOV_V1, whole genome shotgun sequence, one region includes:
- the LOC110782004 gene encoding wax ester synthase/diacylglycerol acyltransferase 4, whose amino-acid sequence MKQIKTKSKQENHADEPETEPVSPTGQYLNSKALYSCILAILESEIPIDESCAIPQLRDVFLPINPRFSSIMISDKKGVRLWKKVKINLKDHVIIPRFPENLSTESYDDFFDEYLTKLSSDQLPQERPLWELHIINCPTSKAPGHMIFKLHHALGDGYSLMGALLSCVKRQDDPSLPLTFPSTRGKFSEVKSNDTMRCMRLITGTLCAIYKGVFDFGWSFMKSTCIVDDQTPIRSGKKVPVFNPLKVSTLAFSLDQIKLIKTKLGTTVNDTISGIIFLGTRLYMQETHTEFCNSRSTAVMMLNTRVIRDYMSVNEMINADTKIWGNKFSFLHIELPKLINGGFSNPLDFVYKTRKQIKRYRNSPVVYLTAQCLEIIRKYKGSEAVAEHIHSTSSKSSMTMSNMIGPVEQVTLAGHPIKGMYFMITGTPQSLVISVMSYSRALRIGIGAQKGFIDSKKLNSCIENAFELIYEAAMKNN is encoded by the exons ATGAAGCAAATAAAAACAAAGAGCAAACAAGAAAATCATGCAGATGAACCTGAAACAGAACCTGTATCTCCAACAGGACAATACTTAAACAGCAAAGCCTTATATTCATGTATTCTAGCCATCCTAGAATCTGAAATCCCCATTGATGAATCCTGTGCAATACCTCAACTTCGAGACGTTTTCCTTCCTATTAACCCCAGATTTTCATCTATTATG ATATCTGACAAGAAAGGTGTAAGACTATGGAAGAAGGTGAAAATAAACCTCAAAGATCATGTTATCATTCCCAGATTCCCAGAAAACCTATCAACTGAATCATACGACGATTTCTTCGACGAATATCTGACAAAACTCAGCTCAGATCAACTACCACAAGAAAGGCCATTATGGGAACTTCACATAATAAACTGTCCAACAAGTAAAGCACCTGGACATATGATCTTCAAACTTCACCATGCACTTGGTGATGGATACTCTCTAATGGGTGCACTTCTTTCATGTGTGAAAAGACAAGATGATCCTTCACTTCCTTTAACTTTCCCTTCAACTAGAGGGAAGTTTTCAGAAGTTAAGAGCAATGATACAATGAGATGTATGAGGTTGATTACTGGAACTTTGTGTGCGATTTACAAAggagtttttgattttgggtggAGTTTTATGAAGAGTACTTGTATTGTTGATGATCAAACACCTATTAGGTCTGGGAAGAAAGTTCCGGTTTTTAATCCTCTCAAAGTTTCAACTCTTGCATTTTCTCTGGATCAGatcaaattaatcaaaactaaacTTGGCACT ACAGTAAATGACACAATTTCAGGGATAATCTTCCTGGGAACTCGACTCTACATGCAAGAAACTCATACAGAATTCTGCAATTCGCGATCTACAGCAGTCATGATGCTCAATACCAGGGTTATAAGAGACTACATGTCAGTCAACGAAATGATCAATGCAGATACCAAAATATGGGGAAACAAGTTTTCTTTTTTACATATAGAACTTCCTAAATTAATCAATGGTGGATTTTCTAACCCTCTTGATTTCGTCTATAAAACACGAAAACAGATCAAGAGGTACAGAAATTCACCGGTTGTCTATCTCACCGCGCAATGCCTGGAGATTATAAGGAAATACAAAGGATCTGAG GCAGTGGCTGAACACATACATAGTACATCGAGTAAATCAAGCATGACAATGTCAAACATGATCGGACCAGTCGAGCAAGTGACGTTAGCTGGTCATCCGATAAAAGGCATGTATTTCATGATTACCGGCACACCTCAG AGCCTGGTAATATCAGTTATGAGCTACTCACGAGCTTTGAGAATTGGAATAGGAGCTCAAAAGGGCTTCATAGACTCAAAGAAGTTGAATTCATGCATCGAGAATGCGTTCGAGTTGATATACGAGGCAGCAATGAAGAACAATTAA